One Chloroherpetonaceae bacterium DNA segment encodes these proteins:
- a CDS encoding nucleotidyltransferase substrate binding protein, with the protein MQKDIRWKQRFENFSKAFHQLEKAIQTVSNPSDLEKEGIIQRFEFTHELSWKVMKDFLEEKGIREIIGSKDAVRLAFQNGIITNGEVWMEMIETRNKTVHSYLEEILNQEYKKIREKYYPLLSDFHKKMETYQ; encoded by the coding sequence TTGCAAAAGGATATACGTTGGAAACAGCGATTTGAAAATTTTTCAAAAGCTTTTCATCAGTTAGAAAAAGCGATTCAAACCGTTTCAAATCCAAGCGATTTGGAAAAGGAAGGAATTATTCAACGATTTGAGTTTACACACGAACTCTCGTGGAAAGTTATGAAGGACTTCTTGGAAGAAAAAGGAATTCGGGAAATCATTGGCTCAAAAGATGCAGTAAGACTTGCATTTCAAAATGGAATAATTACAAATGGGGAAGTCTGGATGGAAATGATTGAAACAAGAAACAAAACCGTACATTCCTATCTCGAAGAAATTCTTAACCAAGAGTATAAAAAGATTAGAGAAAAGTATTATCCATTGCTTTCAGACTTTCACAAAAAAATGGAAACCTACCAATGA